A window of Deltaproteobacteria bacterium contains these coding sequences:
- a CDS encoding 3-keto-5-aminohexanoate cleavage protein translates to MSKVIITVAVIGAGPTREQSPYIPITPAEIADSAVEAFNEGASIAHIHVRNPETGEPSNEVHLFEEVVERITGRCNIILNLSTGAGGGLYIGPDGTTLTDDIQSAERRVEHVLKLRPEMCSLDIGTMNFGIGIFANTQGIVDKMAELIKGAGVKPEVELFDAGHIEIARRLLSLGLVEEPPHYQLCLGTQGGLAATPKNAVHFSECLPPGGTWSVFGVAQTQFPMVAMGALLDGHIRVGFEDNLYMKRGVKAERNADLVKRAADIIKDLNKEVASVDEAREILRLKKK, encoded by the coding sequence ATGAGCAAAGTCATAATCACTGTGGCGGTCATCGGAGCTGGACCGACGCGGGAGCAGAGTCCATATATCCCCATCACACCTGCCGAGATCGCGGACTCAGCGGTGGAGGCCTTTAACGAAGGGGCCAGCATCGCTCATATCCACGTTCGCAATCCTGAAACAGGAGAGCCGTCGAATGAGGTCCATCTCTTCGAGGAGGTGGTTGAGCGCATCACGGGAAGATGCAATATCATCCTCAACCTTTCTACCGGCGCCGGAGGTGGTCTTTACATCGGGCCGGATGGAACGACATTGACAGACGATATACAAAGCGCCGAAAGAAGGGTCGAACATGTCCTGAAGCTCAGGCCTGAGATGTGCTCCCTTGATATTGGCACCATGAACTTCGGAATCGGGATATTTGCCAATACCCAAGGCATCGTGGATAAAATGGCCGAACTGATAAAAGGGGCCGGCGTCAAGCCGGAGGTGGAACTCTTTGATGCCGGCCATATCGAAATCGCCAGGCGGCTGCTCTCTTTGGGCCTGGTGGAGGAGCCGCCCCACTATCAACTCTGCCTGGGCACTCAGGGCGGCCTGGCCGCCACTCCGAAGAACGCGGTCCATTTTTCTGAATGCCTCCCTCCCGGCGGCACCTGGTCCGTCTTTGGCGTGGCCCAGACACAGTTTCCCATGGTGGCCATGGGCGCGCTTCTGGATGGACATATCAGAGTCGGGTTTGAAGATAATCTTTACATGAAAAGAGGCGTCAAAGCCGAACGGAACGCTGACCTTGTCAAGCGGGCCGCCGATATCATCAAGGACCTCAACAAGGAGGTGGCTTCGGTAGACGAGGCGCGGGAGATACTGAGGCTCAAGAAGAAGTGA